The nucleotide sequence TGTAAGCAGAACTCTCCAGAGCTCATGGAGATCCTCAAGAGATTCCAATTCCCCCCACAGATAATCCTCAATTCCCTTACTCAATTCTCCACCAGGCACTGTCTAGTTCTGGAGTTTCTCGATCGGCGTTTTTCCATCGAGAGCTTGGTGGGGTCTGTGGCGGTTGTAGTAATGCATGAACTGTTCAAGCCACTCTCGGACGCTGGAGCGACTGCCCACC is from Halostella litorea and encodes:
- a CDS encoding integrase core domain-containing protein, which translates into the protein VGSRSSVREWLEQFMHYYNRHRPHQALDGKTPIEKLQN